In one Plasmodium reichenowi strain SY57 chromosome 7, whole genome shotgun sequence genomic region, the following are encoded:
- a CDS encoding hypothetical protein (conserved Plasmodium protein, unknown function) translates to MEELNKSGIYSKQFSLSQNKHNSERLQRLEKRLSGLHFSIELQKNEKIDKLNEKINTLEEKLIEMHENSNKTFEKLNEKLNDIRNDVTNYKNELEEFKNDHKKKLKLLEEKAEDFINKEKEDWSRLKIKLVKDFQHKAALLKEEMVEEYGLIEEKEDSLRKYYDCEINNIKSIIQNEISERIKTEKIILSDVDDKINEIMKIIRNEKTT, encoded by the exons atgg AAGAATTGAATAAAAGTGGCATTTACAGTAAACAATTTTCTCTCAGTCAAAATAAGCACAATAGT GAGAGACTACAAAGATTAGAGAAAAGATTAAGCGGCTTACATTTCAGTATCGAGttacaaaaaaatgaaaaaatagat AAATtgaatgaaaaaataaacacaCTGGAAGAAAAGCTAATAGAAATGCATGAAAATTCTAATAAAAcatttgaaaaattaaacGAAAAG CTAAATGATATACGTAACGATGTAActaattataaaaatgaactagaagaatttaaaaatgatcataaaaaaaaattaaaattacTAGAAGAAAA AGCTGAAGATTTCATAAATAAGGAAAAAGAAGACTGGAGCAGGCTCAAAATTAAGTTGGTAAAGGATTTTCAGCATAAAGCAGCCCTTCTAAA AGAAGAAATGGTTGAAGAATATGGACTTATTGAAGAAAAGGAAGATTCACTAAGAAAATATTACGAC TGTGAAattaacaatataaaatctattatacaaaatgaaaTCAGTGAGAGGATAAAAacagaaaaaataatattatctgATGTagatgataaaataaacgaaattatgaaaataattagAAATGAAAAAACGACAAG
- a CDS encoding hypothetical protein (conserved Plasmodium protein, unknown function): MNMNIKYVVFFVFLSLVCCNYCYVNCMLDNFIQHFVKKSSNNVSVTNVDGKGNNNMNDTNNINNMDNRNNIDNTNNIDNTNNIDNTNNIDNTNNIDNTNNSDNTNNIDNTNNIDNTNNIDNTNNIDNTNNLNNNMNSVHSNNIFNIFKKGEEEGCTGELEQKLINGKKFLKNDLHEINEYNNNNNNESFVNLRNGQHSDYTMYMFESKGIVSNDFYRILYECAQASSAKPYLVDVCVNKYFKKYKINFSQTCLSCFSTFIGCTFISCNKQCSKNQCNDECKVCSDNHCFKKLLECTKLEALPDPCK, translated from the coding sequence atgaatatgaatataaagTATGTTGTTTTCTTTGTTTTTCTTAGTTTAGTATGTTGTAATTATTGTTATGTGAATTGTATGTTGGATAATTTTATTCAACATTTTGTAAAGAAGTCATCAAACAATGTTAGTGTAACAAATGTAGACGGTAAAGggaataataatatgaatgatacaaataatataaataatatggataatagaaataatatagataatacAAACAATATAGATAATACAAACAATATAGATAATACAAACAATATAGATAATACAAACAATATAGATAATACAAACAATAGTGATAATACAAACAATATAGATAATACAAACAATATAGATAATACAAACAATATAGATAATACAAACAATATagataatacaaataatttaaataataatatgaatagtGTTCATAGTAATAACatctttaatattttcaaaaaagGTGAGGAAGAAGGGTGCACTGGGGAACTCGAACAAAAGTTAATTAATGGAAAGAAAttcttaaaaaatgatttacatgagataaatgaatataataataataataataatgaaagTTTTGTTAACTTACGTAATGGTCAACATAGTGATTATACCATGTACATGTTTGAAAGTAAAGGAATAGTGTCAAATGATTTCTAcagaatattatatgaatgtGCCCAAGCTTCTTCAGCCAAACCTTATTTAGTAGATGTATgtgtaaataaatactttaaaaaatataaaataaatttttcaCAAACATGCTTAAGTTGTTTCTCTACATTTATTGGATGTACCTTCATTTCTTGTAATAAACAATGTTCAAAAAATCAATGTAATGATGAATGTAAAGTGTGTAGTGACAATCATTGTTTTAAGAAATTATTAGAATGTACAAAATTGGAGGCTTTACCTGATCcatgtaaataa
- a CDS encoding hypothetical protein (conserved Plasmodium protein, unknown function): protein MAIKKKKKETKSKDNNNNDNLRNEKKSTNLENGKYDKKKVEIYEHGVGGITQNKNDNHKENPYDDHIYHDKSEHINVKYLNEKDYEIEKVSKRIYEENSKIKKISLHHKILKEELETKQLIEQNDKKKKNSLDYYKKVIIKLKNNINNMEEYTNNITNDINILKAHIDDERNERIIYNNNMKILINEYNSLKKNIQDLNMQEKEQHKFNAKLKEELKELYKEKENMEKKHREDFKKLQQKIKEQKILSYENKINDLTKEKDKNKMENQEVNKYEDKHNNNICNDNNICNDNNIHNDKNIHNDNNIILSNNKITEKDNMINILNYYEDEKKKQLQNKIVMLKKLCLRILFINEYQIYNIKKLQENINNMNNAINSINLISYNKGDFDHIIINLNASKEKNYSLISRINLLNYETNVLKQLIKKMKEKFKHLNLQNDEIINLKYDISNNMNEKMKHIKTSLLTNQETCNLKKKCFHDCLLYLKQLYTFIKKYENNNDKLNIKSQIINKDKNLHFNYIHKYNEDILVDENYINDFLIFIEKYIYSLNFYLPTQNFNYKKYLLHNRSIHNITLDTHASSKEYLHKEDSSEFNQHGHNLLRDSLNLNEQEGNNDHLQHAQHTYEEDPKDESGDMVNIKDESGDMVNIKDESGDMVNIKDESGDMVNIKDTSGDMENIKDTSGGMVNIKDASDHMVNIEDISGDMENIKDTSGDMENIKDTSGDMENMKDLNDDIKNVKDPNDDIKNVKEPNDDIKNVKDPNDDIKNVKEPNDDIKNVKEPNDDIQILKDPNDDISTINNLTTHLSNENNLMTDLPKVDHKIKDEIQSEHILENTNISDDNINKENSLKIPLNYDHTQENILKNKNNMEDQNNLLEQNIMRDQLQNHKECEEFKPHDNKEKNNIINDDTKNIINDDTKNIISDDTKNIISDDTKNIISDDTKNIISGDTKNIINDDNNKPYNEDHNIVTINDEKANYILNHFNSRNIEYDKLKEEIPNELLNIKYDSSKKSTISTN, encoded by the coding sequence atggccataaaaaaaaaaaagaaagagaCAAAATCcaaagataataataataatgataatcttagaaatgaaaaaaaatcaaCAAACTTAGAAAATGGAAAGTATGATAAAAAGAAAGTAGAAATATACGAACATGGGGTAGGTGGTATCACACAAAATAAGAATGATAATCATAAAGAGAATCCTTATGATGATCATATTTATCATGATAAATCAGAACACATAAAtgttaaatatttaaatgaaaaagattATGAAATTGAAAAAGTGTCTAAAAGAAtttatgaagaaaatagtaaaataaaaaaaatctCTTTAcatcataaaatattaaaagaagaaCTTGAAACAAAACAATTAATTGAACAAAACgacaaaaagaaaaaaaattcattagattattataagaaaGTCATAATTAAactaaaaaataatattaataatatggaagaatatacaaacaatataacaaatgatattaatatacTAAAAGCACATATAGATGATGAAAGAAACgaaagaattatatataataataatatgaaaatattaataaacgaatataattctttaaaaaaaaatatacaagaTTTAAACATGCAAGAAAAAGAACAACATAAATTTAATgcaaaattaaaagaagaaCTAAAGGAATTGTATAAAgagaaagaaaatatgGAGAAAAAACACAGAGAAGATTTTAAAAAGTtacaacaaaaaattaaagaacaaaaaatattatcttacgaaaataaaataaatgatcttacaaaagaaaaagataaaaataaaatggaaaatcaggaagtaaataaatatgaagacaaacataataataatatatgtaatgataacaatatatgtaatgataataatatacataatgataaaaatatacataatgataacaatattattcttagtaataataaaataaccGAAAAAGACAATATGatcaatatattaaactattatgaagatgaaaagaagaaacaactacaaaacaaaattgtaatgttaaaaaaattgtgTCTTCgaatattattcataaatgaataccaaatatataatattaaaaaacttcaagaaaatataaataatatgaataatgcTATAAACtctataaatttaataagtTATAACAAAGGAGATTTTgatcatattattattaatttaaatgcttctaaagaaaaaaattatagtCTTATATCTagaataaatttattaaattatgaaaccaatgttttaaaacaattaattaaaaaaatgaaagaaaaattcAAACATCTAAATTTACAAAATGATGAAATCATTAATCTTAAATATGATATCtcaaataatatgaatgaaaaaatgaaacatataaaaacatCTTTACTCACAAATCAAGAAACATGTaatcttaaaaaaaaatgtttcCATGATTGTCTTCTATATTTAAaacaattatatacatttattaaaaaatacgaaaataataatgataaattaaatatcAAAAGTCAAATcataaataaagataaaaacttacattttaattatatacataaatataatgaagatatattagtagacgaaaattatattaatgactttttaatttttatagaaaaatatatttattccCTTAATTTCTACTTACCAACACAAAActttaattataaaaagtattTATTACATAACCGAAgtatacataatataacCTTGGATACTCACGCATCCTCAAAAGAATACCTCCATAAGGAGGATAGTTCTGAATTTAACCAACATGGTCATAATTTATTACGAGATtctttaaatttaaatgaacAAGAGGGAAACAACGACCACCTTCAACATGCACAGCATACCTATGAGGAAGACCCAAAAGATGAAAGTGGTGATATggtaaatataaaagatgaaaGTGGTGACATggtaaatataaaagatgaaaGCGGTGACATggtaaatataaaagatgaaaGTGGTGACATggtaaatataaaagatacAAGTGGTGACatggaaaatataaaagatacAAGTGGTGGCATggtaaatataaaagatgcAAGTGATCATATGGTAAATATAGAAGATATAAGTGGTGatatggaaaatataaaagatacAAGTGGTGatatggaaaatataaaagatacAAGTGGTGATATGGAAAATATGAAGGATCTAAATGATGACATCAAAAATGTGAAGGATCCAAACGATgacataaaaaatgtaaagGAACCAAACGATGACATCAAAAATGTGAAGGATCCAAACGATgacataaaaaatgtaaagGAACCAAATGATGACATCAAAAATGTGAAGGAACCAAATGATGACATCCAAATTTTGAAGGATCCAAACGATGATATATCCACTATAAACAACCTGACCACCCATCTTTCTAACGAAAACAATTTGATGACTGATCTTCCTAAAGTAGACCATAAGATAAAAGATGAAATTCAAAGTGAACATATATTGGAGAATACAAATATaagtgatgataatataaataaagaaaattcATTAAAAATACCTTTAAATTATGATCATACACAAGAAAACattttaaagaataaaaataatatggaagatcaaaataatttgcttgaacaaaatattatgagAGATCAATTACAGAACCATAAAGAATGTGAAGAATTTAAACCACATGAtaacaaagaaaaaaataatataataaatgatgatacaaaaaatataataaatgatgatacaaaaaatataataagtgatgatacaaaaaatataataagtgatgatacaaaaaatataataagtgatgatacaaaaaatataataagtggtgatacaaaaaatataataaatgatgataacAATAAACCTTATAACGAGGATCATAATATTGTTACCATTAACGATGAAAAAgcaaattatatattaaaccATTTTAATTCTCGTAATATCgaatatgataaattaaaagaagaaatacCTAATGaacttttaaatattaaatatgaCTCTTCCAAAAAAAGTACAATAAGTACAAATTAA